The Micropterus dolomieu isolate WLL.071019.BEF.003 ecotype Adirondacks linkage group LG22, ASM2129224v1, whole genome shotgun sequence genome contains a region encoding:
- the etfa gene encoding electron transfer flavoprotein subunit alpha, mitochondrial, giving the protein MNRAFNKTSLKHLTGVFQRFQSTLVVAEHNNDKLTPITLNAITAASKLGGEVSCLVAGTNCAKVVEQISKVQGVKKVLVAQHDSYKGSLPEELTPLILETQKQFNFTHICAGASAFGKNLLPRVAAKLDVAPVSEVIEIKSPDTFVRTIYAGNALSTVKCNEAIKVFTVRGTSFEAAPTEGGSATSEDVAASSPAGVSEWLEQSLTKSDRPELTSAKVVVSGGRGLKSGDNFKLLYDLADKMNAAVGASRAAVDAGYVPNDMQVGQTGKIVAPELYIAVGISGAIQHLAGMKDSKTIVAINKDPEAPIFLVADYGLVADLFKAVPEMTEALGK; this is encoded by the exons ACTGGTGTCTTCCAAAGGTTTCAAAGCACCTTGGTGGTTGCAGAGCATAACAATGACAAGCTGACCCCTATTACACTCAATGCCATCACTGCCGCCAGTAAGCTGGGTGGAGAGGTGTCTTGTCTGGTTGCTGGAACAAACTGCGCAAAG GTTGTTGAACAAATCAGTAAAGTACAAGGTGTGAAGAAGGTTCTGGTTGCCCAACATGATTCTTACAAAGGATCCCTGCCAG AGGAGTTGACTCCACTTATCctggaaacacaaaaacaatttaatttcaCCCATATCTGTGCTGGTGCATCTGCCTTCGGAAAG AACCTGCTGCCCAGAGTGGCTGCCAAGCTGGATGTTGCTCCAGTTTCAGAAGTTATTGAGATCAAGTCTCCAGACACTTTTGTCAGAACTATTTATGCTG GAAATGCTCTTAGCACTGTGAAATGTAATGAGGCGATCAAGGTCTTCACGGTCAGAGGGACATCATTTGAGGCAGCTCCAACAGAGGGAGGAAGTGCTACATCGGAAGATG TTGCTGCTTCTTCTCCCGCTGGAGTTTCTGAGTGGCTGGAACAGAGTCTGACAAAGAGCGACCGTCCAGAGCTGACCAGCGCTAAAGTTGTGGTGTCAGGAG GAAGGGGCCTGAAGAGTGGAGATAACTTCAAGCTGCTTTATGACCTTGCTGACAAGATGAATGCTGCAG TTGGTGCATCCAGAGCTGCAGTGGATGCTGGATATGTCCCTAATGACATGCAGGTTGGACAGACGGGCAAGATTGTAGCACCG GAGTTGTACATTGCTGTAGGTATCTCTGGAGCTATTCAGCACCTGGCTGGAATGAAAGATAGCAAG actATTGTCGCTATCAACAAGGACCCAGAAGCTCCCATTTTCTTGGTGGCTGACTATGGCTTGGTTGCTGATCTTTTCAAG